From Zingiber officinale cultivar Zhangliang chromosome 5B, Zo_v1.1, whole genome shotgun sequence, the proteins below share one genomic window:
- the LOC121983806 gene encoding probable strigolactone esterase DAD2: protein MGSGNGDSSKLLDILNVRMVGAGDRVLVLSHGFGTDQSAWNGILPFFLRDYRVVLYDLVFAGSVNPDHFDFRRYATLDAYVDDLLSLLDALSVDRCFFVGHSVSAMIGILAAIRRPRLFLKLILVGASPRFLNDHEAGYHGGFEREKIEEVFAAMEANYEAWVRGFAPLAVGADVPAAVSEYGRTLSDMRPDISLFVSRSVFNSDLRGFLGLVLPPCVVVQTANDMSVPPSVTSYLRAHLGGRTTVELLGEEGHMPHLSHPAAFVQVLHRALTTDPPVAPAH, encoded by the exons ATGGGCAGCGGCAATGGCGACTCCAGCAAGCTGCTGGATATCCTTAACGTGAGGATGGTCGGCGCCGGCGACCGAGTTCTGGTGCTCTCCCATGGATTCGGCACCGACCAGTCGGCATGGAACGGGATCCTCCCTTTCTTCCTCCGCGACTACAGGGTCGTCCTCTACGACCTCGTCTTCGCCGGCAGCGTTAATCCCGACCACTTCGACTTCCGCCGCTACGCCACCCTCGACGCCTACGTCGATGACCTCCTCTCCCTCCTGGACGCCCTCTCCGTCGACCGCTGCTTCTTCGTCGGCCACTCTGTCTCCGCCATGATCGGAATCCTCGCCGCCATCCGCCGCCCTCgcctcttcctcaagctcatcctCGTCGGCGCCTCCCCAAG GTTTCTGAATGATCACGAAGCGGGGTACCATGGGGGATTCGAGAGGGAGAAGATCGAGGAGGTGTTCGCGGCCATGGAGGCGAACTACGAAGCGTGGGTGCGGGGGTTCGCGCCGCTGGCGGTGGGGGCGGACGTGCCGGCGGCGGTGAGCGAGTACGGCCGGACGCTGTCCGACATGCGGCCGGACATATCGCTGTTCGTGTCGAGGTCGGTGTTCAACAGCGACCTGCGCGGTTTCCTGGGGCTGGTGCTCCCGCCCTGCGTCGTCGTGCAGACCGCCAACGACATGTCGGTGCCGCCCTCCGTCACCAGCTACCTCAGGGCCCACCTCGGCGGCCGCACCACCGTCGAGCTCCTCGGCGAAGAAGGCCACATGCCGCACCTCAGCCACCCCGCAGCCTTCGTCCAGGTCCTCCACCGCGCGCTGACGACAGATCCGCCCGTCGCTCCCGCTCATTAA
- the LOC121983805 gene encoding sulfite reductase [ferredoxin], chloroplastic-like, with the protein MAATAGGVAGVGVDRAAPINEFRGMRLSWLIQHRISSRMLRLATSSRSSSVVRAVSTSTKPESSKGKRSKVELFKEQSNFLRYPLNEEIMNDAPNINEAATQLIKFHGSYQQTDRDERAIKAYQFMLRTKNPCGKVPNQLYLAMDDLADDFGIGTLRLTTRQTFQLHGILKKNLKTVMSTIIRNMGSTLGACGDLNRNVLAPAVPYTRKDYLFAQKTAENIAALLTPQSGAYYDLWVDGEKIMSAEPAEVVKARNDNSNGTTFPDSPEPIYGTQFLPRKFKVAVTVPTDNSVDILTNDIGVVVVSDDNGEPQGFNIYVGGGMGRTHRVETTFPCLGKPLGYVPKEDILYAVKAIVVTQRENGRRDDRRYSRMKYLISEWGIDKFRTVVEQYYGKKLEPFHELPEWEFKSYLGWHEQGDGALFCGLHIDNGRIGGAMKKTLREIIEKYSLNMRITPNQNLILCGIHHSWKKDIAATLAQAGFLQPSEVDLLKVTAMACPALPLCPLATTEAERGIPDILKRVRAVFDKVGLTPDESVVIRVTGCPNGCARPYMAELGLVGDGPNSYQIWLGGTPNQTSLAKCFMDKVKVQNLEKVFEPLFYNWKTKRLQAESFGSFATRTGFDKLRELVENWEALPVGDNLSAHS; encoded by the exons ATGGCGGCGACGGCGGGGGGTGTTGCAGGAGTTGGGGTGGATCGTGCAGCTCCGATCAATGAGTTCCGCGGGATGAGGTTGTCCTGGTTGATTCAGCACCGGATTTCTTCCCGGATGTTGCGGTTGGCGACCTCATCGCGCTCTTCCTCGGTTGTCAGGGCTGTTTCTACC TCTACAAAGCCAGAGAGTTCTAAGGGCAAGCGAAGCAAGGTTGAGCTGTTCAAGGAGCAGAGCAACTTCCTCAGATATCCTCTTAATGAGGAAATAATGAATGATGCCCCGAACATAAATGAGGCTGCTACCCAGCTGATAAAGTTTCATGGAAGTTATCAACAAACTGATAGAGATGAACGTGCCATAAAGGCTTACCAATTTATGCTTCGTACAAAAAATCCATGTGGTAAAGTTCCAAATCAACTTTATTTGGCTATGGACGATCTTGCTGATGATTTTGGAATTGGTACTCTCCGCTTGACCACTAGGCAAACGTTTCAACTGCATGGGATTCTGAAGAAGAACCTCAAAACTGTCATGAGTACCATTATTAGAAACATGGGTTCAACTCTTGGTGCATGTGGTGATTTGAACAGAAATGTATTAGCTCCTGCTGTGCCATATAccagaaaagattatctatttgCTCAGAAAACTGCAGAAAATATTGCTGCACTTCTAACCCCACAGTCTGGTGCATATTATGACTTATGGGTAGATGGAGAAAAGATTATGTCAGCAGAGCCTGCTGAAGTGGTTAAAGCTCGTAATGACAACTCAAATGGGACAACTTTCCCTGATTCTCCCGAGCCTATTTATGGCACTCAATTCTTGCCTAGAAAGTTTAAGGTTGCAGTGACTGTGCCTACTGACAACTCTGTGGATATCTTGACAAATGATATCGGTGTTGTTGTTGTTTCTGATGATAATGGGGAACCTCAAGGCTTTAACATATAC GTAGGAGGTGGCATGGGAAGAACGCACAGGGTGGAAACCACTTTCCCCTGTTTAGGGAAACCTCTAGGATATGTGCCAAAAGAAGACATCTTATATGCTGTAAAAGCTATTGTTGTTACGCAACGAGAAAATGGGAGGAGAGATGACCGTAGGTACAGTAGAATGAAGTATTTGATAAGTGAATGGGGAATTGACAAGTTCCGCACCGTTGTGGAGCAGTATTATGGAAAGAAGCTTGAGCCATTCCATGAATTACCAGAGTGGGAATTTAAAAGTTATCTTGGATGGCATGAACAG GGTGATGGTGCATTGTTCTGTGGACTGCATATTGATAATGGGCGGATAGGAGGAGCGATGAAAAAAACATTAAGAGAAATAATTGAGAAGTATAGCCTCAATATGAGGATTACACCTAACCAAAATTTGATTCTATGTGGCATTCATCACTCGTGGAAAAAGGATATCGCTGCAACTCTTGCCCAAGCTGGTTTCTTG CAACCTAGTGAGGTTGATCTTCTTAAAGTAACTGCAATGGCATGCCCTGCTCTGCCACTTTGTCCACTAGCAACAACCGAAGCTGAGAGAGGAATTCCTGATATTCTCAAAAGAGTTAGAGCTGTCTTTGATAAG GTAGGCCTCACGCCCGATGAGTCTGTCGTAATAAGAGTGACTGGCTGCCCCAACGGTTGTGCGAGACCCTACATGGCGGAGCTAGGACTCGTTGGTGATGGTCCCAACAGCTATCAG ATATGGCTTGGTGGGACCCCTAACCAGACCTCTTTAGCAAAATGCTTCATGGATAAGGTCAAGGTCCAAAACCTAGAGAAGGTATTTGAGCCACTGTTCTATAACTGGAAAACTAAACGTCTACAGGCTGAATCATTTGGCAGCTTTGCCACAAGGACA GGCTTTGATAAATTGCGGGAGCTGGTGGAGAACTGGGAGGCTCTTCCAGTTGGAGACAACCTCAGTGCCCATTCCTAA